A region of Paenibacillus thiaminolyticus DNA encodes the following proteins:
- a CDS encoding ABC transporter substrate-binding protein, with translation MAKLIRTLVLLSLIGGLLAGCGAQPPAASGMESAAADPVSTSVQHLGTDVIPASDISKLPEAAKKRSDTFVAGLIEPSGAFTPHFHQSGYDGNVASVLFAPLVTVDKTGLPIPLLAEKWEISPDQLTYTYTLRKGLKFNDGSPLTADDVAFTLTILHDKSYDGGTDIFQTHIKGGQAYKKGKADTIEGIRVIDPLTIEITTEQVNATALLTLGGMVLSKAYYGKDYVPGHLDYIRELHAKPVGAGPYKLEKHLPGQEIRFIANEHYFAGKPQVERFIYKTTEGDTFQFLETGEQDFASFAATQDNLEKLQRLGFVNLQLNTSSAYGYIAFNHAKPYLKDKKVRQALIYGLDRKTIVEGVSQGSAQVANVPVSPTSWAYTEEGINPYDYDPDKAKQLLEEAGWKAGAQGIREKDGQKLVIRYLSSKSKNSDAFIAIAKENYEAIGIQFEPEQFADFNSLRAKVEGGDYDLASFSTPMIIDPAYGVSEFSTKEAKGYSNPTVDKLIQEGLGTLDTEKRKEIYKKLYQELNEDPPYIFYSYSKLLYAYNSRIQGLDPNPYRGIATSLPSIRIE, from the coding sequence ATGGCCAAATTAATCCGCACGCTCGTCCTGCTGTCCCTTATCGGAGGCCTGCTTGCAGGCTGCGGGGCCCAGCCGCCTGCCGCTTCCGGCATGGAGTCTGCCGCCGCCGATCCCGTCAGCACGAGCGTTCAACATTTGGGCACCGATGTGATTCCCGCTTCAGATATCAGCAAGCTGCCGGAAGCGGCCAAGAAGCGCAGCGATACTTTTGTCGCCGGCTTGATCGAGCCAAGCGGCGCGTTCACGCCGCATTTCCACCAGAGCGGCTATGACGGCAATGTCGCATCCGTCCTATTCGCTCCGCTGGTCACGGTTGACAAGACGGGACTCCCTATTCCGCTGCTGGCAGAGAAGTGGGAGATATCTCCTGACCAGCTTACGTATACGTACACGCTGCGCAAAGGCTTGAAGTTCAACGACGGTTCGCCGCTGACTGCAGACGATGTCGCCTTTACGCTCACGATTCTGCACGACAAGTCCTATGACGGGGGCACGGACATTTTCCAGACGCATATCAAAGGCGGGCAGGCTTACAAGAAGGGCAAGGCCGATACGATCGAAGGCATTCGTGTTATCGATCCGTTGACCATTGAGATCACGACTGAGCAAGTGAACGCGACCGCTCTGCTGACCCTTGGCGGCATGGTGCTGTCGAAGGCCTATTATGGCAAAGATTACGTGCCGGGCCATCTCGATTACATTCGCGAGCTTCATGCGAAGCCGGTGGGCGCAGGCCCATACAAGCTTGAGAAGCATCTGCCGGGACAGGAAATCCGGTTTATTGCGAATGAGCATTATTTTGCCGGGAAGCCGCAGGTTGAGCGTTTCATTTACAAGACGACCGAGGGCGACACGTTCCAGTTCCTGGAGACGGGCGAGCAGGACTTCGCTTCCTTCGCGGCGACACAGGATAATCTGGAGAAGCTTCAGCGGCTCGGCTTCGTCAATCTGCAGTTGAATACCTCCAGCGCTTACGGCTATATCGCATTTAACCACGCGAAGCCTTATTTGAAGGATAAAAAGGTTCGCCAAGCACTCATCTATGGACTGGATCGCAAGACGATCGTTGAAGGCGTGTCGCAAGGCTCCGCTCAAGTCGCCAATGTGCCGGTCTCTCCTACCTCCTGGGCTTATACGGAAGAGGGCATCAACCCGTACGACTATGATCCGGACAAAGCGAAGCAGCTGCTGGAGGAAGCCGGCTGGAAAGCCGGGGCTCAAGGCATCCGGGAAAAAGACGGGCAAAAGCTGGTCATCCGCTATCTGTCCTCCAAGAGCAAAAACAGCGACGCCTTCATCGCCATCGCCAAAGAAAATTATGAAGCAATCGGCATCCAATTCGAGCCGGAGCAGTTCGCCGACTTCAACTCGCTGCGGGCCAAGGTCGAGGGCGGAGATTACGATCTCGCCAGCTTCTCGACGCCAATGATCATCGATCCGGCATACGGGGTGTCCGAATTCTCCACGAAGGAGGCCAAAGGCTACTCCAATCCGACCGTCGACAAGCTCATTCAGGAAGGGTTGGGCACGTTGGATACCGAGAAGCGGAAGGAGATTTACAAAAAGCTGTATCAGGAGCTGAACGAGGATCCGCCATA